In Microbacterium laevaniformans, a single window of DNA contains:
- a CDS encoding AvrD family protein yields MIGAQHVLVSELLGDAGQRYFAEGFRAVQQSLRRIEVSRTPESNARVKAVLGLSYPEAWSSKAGQESRRPHLSTLDALVAAAQLAEAILVSAMDLSSAERRWVWLQRATIRAGAKAVEDLGEVEVAGELVESRPYDNPLFSNSRLLRTRFTIGALRVELDIVSPVAQARTISQSYRDVDDLLGCKSERYYGEGFKADRITIGDGWLTDETTIHVPVSRSSARDYLDIGSSYTLSPTFVNCILGQAQVSQLMLYSLDHMDRSVSDNLWMRHVELTSHGPHLHHEAEFDAEARVSRTRLLPMNGQTWRVTDFTGHFGPISARYNLAHALPSSKGSQNG; encoded by the coding sequence ATGATCGGTGCTCAGCATGTGCTGGTGTCGGAGCTGCTGGGAGACGCAGGCCAGCGATACTTCGCGGAGGGTTTCCGAGCTGTGCAGCAGAGCTTGCGTCGGATAGAGGTCAGCCGAACCCCGGAGTCCAACGCTCGGGTGAAGGCCGTGTTGGGCTTGAGCTACCCGGAGGCATGGTCCTCGAAAGCAGGACAGGAGTCCCGCCGCCCGCATCTGTCGACGCTCGACGCCCTTGTGGCTGCGGCGCAACTCGCGGAGGCGATCCTGGTCAGCGCGATGGACTTGTCGTCCGCCGAGAGGAGATGGGTCTGGTTACAGCGAGCCACCATCCGCGCCGGCGCCAAGGCTGTCGAAGATCTTGGCGAGGTCGAGGTCGCCGGAGAGTTGGTGGAGTCTCGGCCATATGACAATCCGCTGTTCTCGAACAGTCGGCTGCTCCGAACTCGCTTCACGATCGGGGCTCTCCGTGTCGAGCTGGACATCGTTTCTCCGGTCGCGCAGGCACGCACCATCTCGCAGTCCTATCGCGACGTAGATGACCTACTCGGCTGCAAAAGCGAGCGCTACTACGGAGAGGGCTTCAAAGCTGATCGGATCACGATCGGGGACGGGTGGCTTACCGACGAGACGACGATCCACGTGCCGGTGTCCAGGTCGAGTGCGCGCGACTATCTCGACATCGGTTCGTCGTACACGCTGAGCCCGACCTTCGTGAACTGCATCCTCGGACAGGCGCAAGTCAGCCAGCTGATGCTGTACTCCCTCGATCACATGGATAGATCGGTGTCGGACAACCTCTGGATGCGCCACGTCGAGTTGACCTCTCACGGCCCGCACCTGCACCACGAGGCCGAGTTCGACGCTGAGGCACGCGTCTCCCGCACCCGGCTGTTGCCGATGAACGGCCAGACCTGGCGGGTAACGGACTTCACTGGCCATTTCGGCCCCATCTCCGCCCGTTACAACCTCGCTCACGCACTTCCCTCATCGAAAGGTTCTCAGAACGGATGA
- a CDS encoding ATP/GTP-binding protein: MKIAISGTYSTGKTTTSYALSHLTGIPRTHAKTMRELLPDVAPGRRLEDCGVPELIQLGILRFSERYRHEGQLPDGFVSDGSALHEWSYGKMRAQVGINPQDPTSVPSRETGEAQALEVSMDAIGAIAKRHAKRGYDVFIHLPIEFPLVADGHRPVSEEFRHRSSDLLLDTLRELSIPVHVIGGDLSTRLSSIASTLRLPQIMSIDEALDRARADLAALDTSDELARSEANTGE, translated from the coding sequence ATGAAGATCGCGATCTCCGGCACGTACTCCACGGGAAAGACGACCACATCGTATGCGCTGTCGCATCTCACAGGAATCCCCAGAACGCACGCGAAGACGATGCGCGAACTTCTGCCCGATGTCGCACCCGGCCGACGACTCGAAGACTGCGGGGTGCCGGAGCTAATCCAGCTCGGCATCCTGCGCTTCTCTGAGAGATATCGCCACGAAGGCCAACTGCCCGACGGGTTCGTCTCTGACGGATCGGCCCTGCACGAATGGTCGTACGGCAAGATGCGCGCACAAGTCGGCATCAACCCTCAGGACCCGACGAGCGTCCCATCTCGGGAAACCGGAGAGGCACAGGCACTTGAGGTATCGATGGACGCCATCGGGGCAATCGCCAAGAGGCACGCCAAGCGGGGGTATGACGTGTTCATCCATCTGCCCATCGAGTTCCCTCTGGTTGCAGACGGACACCGGCCCGTTTCGGAGGAGTTCAGACATCGCTCCAGTGACCTTCTGCTCGACACGCTGCGAGAACTGTCCATTCCCGTGCACGTCATTGGTGGCGACCTTTCCACGCGCTTATCAAGCATCGCCTCCACGCTTAGGCTGCCGCAAATCATGAGCATCGACGAAGCACTCGACCGGGCACGCGCCGATCTCGCCGCTCTGGACACGAGCGACGAGTTGGCTCGATCGGAGGCAAACACAGGTGAGTAG
- a CDS encoding MFS transporter: protein MSSTQASTRTAVRLAPVFAIGLSFFVGNLDATVVNVATTQIGVDLDASTTVVAWTVNGFVLAVAALLLFAGDLAGRFGARRLYVCGLVLFTAASVLAGLATTAPMLIGARVAQGVGAALFQPAGLVLLGAAYPETGVRQRMIGLWAAMGAAAAALGPMIGGFIVAGLGWRWIFWVNLPIGIAAIWMSLVVLPALPVRARRIPVAGHLLFALAIAGFAVALMQGPDAGWGAPVTVAGIAAAIVGLVCFAWWQSRSSGEVYPGRILRNRDFSLANVVGVFMNVGLFGGVFLVSILLQQGLSSGPLTAGLQLLPMMVVFVIGNLAFSRLSGRLGPRGAIIIGMSAATIAVAVLALVSIRDVSYPWLAVCLAVAHLGLGVASPAMTSAMMNSIEPRDTGLAGAVMNVNRQLGSLIGVAIAAGLLTTTASPAAAAPMMFGLTVVGYAIAAIAGVRLHKTTRSAEA, encoded by the coding sequence GTGAGTAGCACTCAGGCGTCCACGCGCACAGCCGTGCGTCTGGCTCCGGTCTTCGCGATCGGGCTCAGCTTCTTCGTCGGCAATCTCGACGCAACCGTAGTCAATGTAGCCACGACGCAGATCGGTGTTGATCTGGACGCTTCCACCACTGTCGTCGCATGGACGGTCAACGGGTTCGTCCTCGCTGTGGCGGCTCTGCTGCTGTTCGCCGGCGATCTGGCCGGGCGCTTCGGCGCGCGGCGCTTGTACGTGTGCGGGCTCGTGCTGTTCACCGCCGCGAGCGTGCTCGCAGGCCTGGCGACCACGGCTCCGATGCTCATCGGTGCCCGCGTGGCCCAAGGCGTGGGAGCTGCGCTCTTCCAGCCTGCCGGGCTTGTGTTGCTCGGGGCCGCGTACCCCGAGACAGGCGTCCGCCAACGCATGATCGGATTATGGGCGGCGATGGGGGCCGCAGCCGCTGCACTCGGGCCGATGATCGGCGGGTTCATCGTAGCTGGGCTCGGATGGCGGTGGATCTTCTGGGTCAACCTGCCCATCGGCATCGCTGCGATCTGGATGTCGCTCGTCGTGCTCCCCGCTCTGCCGGTGCGCGCCCGCCGTATCCCGGTGGCTGGGCATCTGCTGTTCGCCCTCGCCATCGCGGGCTTTGCCGTAGCGCTCATGCAAGGTCCCGACGCGGGGTGGGGCGCGCCCGTGACGGTTGCGGGAATCGCTGCGGCGATTGTTGGCCTCGTGTGCTTCGCCTGGTGGCAGAGTCGCAGTTCTGGAGAGGTCTATCCGGGTCGGATTCTGCGAAACCGGGACTTCTCGCTCGCGAACGTTGTCGGCGTGTTCATGAACGTCGGCTTGTTCGGTGGTGTGTTCCTCGTCTCCATCCTTCTCCAGCAAGGATTGAGCTCGGGGCCGCTGACTGCCGGGCTCCAACTCCTGCCGATGATGGTTGTGTTCGTCATCGGGAATCTCGCCTTCTCCCGACTTAGCGGCCGACTCGGCCCACGGGGCGCGATCATTATCGGCATGAGCGCCGCGACGATCGCGGTTGCGGTCCTCGCCCTCGTATCGATCCGCGATGTCTCATACCCCTGGTTGGCCGTCTGTCTGGCCGTCGCTCACCTCGGTCTGGGCGTCGCCTCTCCGGCCATGACATCCGCAATGATGAACAGCATCGAACCCCGGGACACTGGCCTCGCCGGTGCCGTGATGAACGTCAACCGCCAGCTTGGCTCGCTCATCGGCGTCGCGATCGCCGCGGGTCTGCTGACGACGACCGCGAGTCCCGCCGCGGCGGCACCGATGATGTTCGGTCTGACCGTCGTTGGATACGCCATTGCCGCCATCGCGGGCGTCCGCCTCCACAAGACCACTCGGAGCGCTGAGGCATGA
- a CDS encoding oxidoreductase produces the protein MTTGLNSPLRIRSTELANRIVLAPMGVGHCDNGAPDDDLRAFYRRRAENGVGLLITGATFIDHPTASNHVLLPSIAGQQAQDSWGRIVGDVHAAGAPILLQIEHAGTDRNPDFSLDPTARILGPSGVDQHGRAYGESMSPDDIDEIIAAFARSARTAEHLGFDGVEVHGAHGFLIDQFIWGKTNTRDDEYREPSRFAVEVIQAIRASTGPDFIVSFRWSQWKMHDFAAQVAKTPGELERVLRPIADAGVDLFHASTRRWWEPLFPGSPLTAAGWTKKITSMPTIAVGSVGTTGAVFHSVFQGRGAKATAPTGAVERMQQGEFDLIAAGRPLLGDSEWAVKALSDRFGEVRDFDAHALAELR, from the coding sequence ATGACGACCGGTTTGAACAGTCCGTTGAGAATCCGGAGCACCGAACTCGCGAACCGTATCGTTCTTGCTCCGATGGGCGTCGGTCACTGCGACAATGGTGCGCCCGACGATGACCTCCGTGCTTTCTACAGGAGAAGGGCAGAGAACGGTGTCGGTCTTCTCATCACCGGCGCCACCTTCATCGACCATCCCACCGCGTCGAACCACGTCCTGCTGCCCAGCATCGCCGGGCAGCAAGCACAGGACTCTTGGGGCCGCATCGTCGGAGACGTTCACGCCGCGGGGGCCCCGATTCTATTGCAGATCGAGCACGCGGGCACCGACCGCAACCCGGATTTCTCGCTCGACCCAACCGCGCGAATTCTCGGCCCGAGCGGCGTTGACCAGCACGGACGCGCCTACGGAGAGTCGATGAGCCCCGACGACATCGATGAGATTATCGCGGCATTTGCACGATCCGCGCGAACGGCCGAGCATCTGGGCTTCGACGGAGTGGAAGTCCACGGTGCGCACGGCTTCCTCATCGATCAGTTCATCTGGGGTAAGACAAACACGCGCGACGACGAGTACCGCGAGCCCAGCAGATTCGCCGTCGAGGTCATCCAGGCCATCCGGGCATCGACCGGCCCCGACTTCATCGTCAGCTTCCGCTGGTCGCAATGGAAGATGCACGATTTTGCGGCTCAGGTTGCGAAGACACCTGGAGAGCTGGAGCGCGTCCTGCGACCGATCGCGGACGCCGGCGTCGACCTGTTCCACGCCTCGACACGTCGCTGGTGGGAACCGCTCTTCCCCGGATCGCCACTCACAGCGGCCGGATGGACCAAGAAGATCACCAGTATGCCGACGATCGCCGTCGGCTCGGTGGGAACGACCGGCGCAGTCTTCCACTCTGTGTTCCAGGGCCGGGGGGCAAAGGCAACAGCACCGACAGGTGCCGTTGAGCGGATGCAGCAAGGAGAGTTCGATCTCATCGCCGCCGGGCGGCCGCTACTCGGCGACTCCGAGTGGGCGGTAAAGGCGCTTTCCGACCGATTCGGGGAAGTTCGCGACTTCGACGCCCATGCGCTCGCGGAACTCCGCTGA
- a CDS encoding exopolyphosphatase, whose product MTKHTPPAGGDDAAAQSGSASHGLETPEGLRALLIRLHGAGPGAWHRDREAAELMRYTAVKYRPLARKHGLDPWEIASAAFEVMLAPSTPKADDPWAVVTRAVQITCGVEVRAAGMLVSTGKVRHTSRIAGFHDAIRFAEREHLADYHPAFAVNPATDDDEGSDDGDRVRVAAALSETVELFASTGWDAVLVADCVEHLAYRLADLTSRANAVEVLRRDHTVSVLLGVPAKSWAALLRIVLGHPDRKHAGTPTGDGVLLRLLSGEAVDSLRCDAALLAAIWAAKPRT is encoded by the coding sequence GTGACCAAACACACTCCACCAGCCGGAGGCGACGATGCTGCTGCACAGAGTGGCTCGGCCAGCCACGGCCTCGAAACCCCGGAAGGGCTGCGCGCCCTGCTGATCCGGTTGCATGGCGCTGGGCCTGGGGCCTGGCATCGTGATCGTGAAGCGGCCGAGTTGATGCGGTACACGGCCGTCAAGTACCGGCCTTTGGCTCGTAAACACGGGCTGGATCCCTGGGAGATTGCCTCGGCAGCGTTCGAGGTCATGCTCGCCCCTTCAACGCCGAAGGCTGATGATCCGTGGGCTGTGGTCACTCGTGCGGTGCAGATCACCTGTGGCGTCGAGGTGCGGGCGGCGGGGATGCTTGTCTCGACGGGCAAGGTCCGCCACACGTCCAGGATTGCCGGGTTCCACGACGCCATTCGGTTCGCGGAGCGAGAGCACTTGGCCGACTACCACCCCGCCTTCGCTGTCAACCCCGCCACCGATGACGACGAAGGCTCCGACGACGGCGACCGTGTCCGGGTCGCTGCTGCCCTGTCGGAGACGGTGGAGCTGTTCGCCTCCACGGGCTGGGATGCTGTGCTCGTCGCCGATTGCGTGGAGCATCTGGCCTACCGGCTCGCTGATCTGACCTCCCGCGCGAACGCGGTCGAGGTGCTGCGCCGCGACCACACCGTCTCGGTGCTGCTGGGCGTTCCTGCGAAGTCATGGGCCGCGCTACTGCGGATCGTGCTGGGGCATCCTGACCGCAAACACGCGGGCACCCCGACCGGCGACGGCGTTCTACTGCGCTTGCTCAGCGGCGAAGCCGTCGACTCCCTACGCTGCGACGCCGCTCTGTTGGCCGCGATCTGGGCCGCGAAGCCGAGGACGTAG
- a CDS encoding recombinase family protein, whose amino-acid sequence MGHEQQEQTSGSASSMRAVVYVRISDDPEGTERGVDRQEADCRAYAAAHGWEVVAVFRENDTSAFKQRTITLPSGERVRRVVRPEFRALLKHLSEGEAEVMVAYDLDRAVRDPRDLEDLIDAKVLGGFGVRSVTGSLRLDTDSDVAMARVLVAMANKSSADTARRVARAAKQQAIEGTWHGGRVPFGYRAVSGTLVIDPDTAELVREAARRVLAGESLYRIRTDWNERGILTTHGCAWSDKTIKMVLRSPSIKGMREYRPVMPDGSRAKSSQMQVEAVWPAIVDEDTWQQVSDVLDARKKARNFHQPGSGVAKRMYPFSGLIRCSDCGRAMVHRGGVYQCVQTVRGGCHRSIRSADIEKLVEEAVLAAFEQITLSPFTRRASGTDQTVRVGLAARLDAARERLAQLDDDHYDGLIDKAMWVRQRARIAERIEQTRREYTAATPDQAGPGIDVTTVAAEWSGRSPLWQYQAASLILEAVLVHALPDGMNGATPARRRNETVEAFHVRRTAYRADVLACRVEFVWRA is encoded by the coding sequence ATGGGCCACGAGCAGCAGGAACAGACCTCAGGATCAGCATCGTCGATGCGGGCGGTGGTGTACGTCAGGATCAGCGACGACCCGGAGGGCACAGAGCGCGGGGTGGATCGGCAGGAGGCCGACTGCCGCGCCTACGCCGCCGCCCACGGTTGGGAGGTTGTGGCGGTGTTCCGGGAGAACGACACGTCGGCGTTCAAGCAGCGCACGATCACGCTGCCTTCGGGTGAGCGGGTGCGGCGCGTGGTGCGCCCGGAGTTCCGCGCGCTGCTCAAGCACCTGAGCGAGGGTGAGGCGGAGGTGATGGTCGCGTATGACTTGGATCGTGCGGTGCGTGACCCTCGGGATTTGGAGGACTTGATCGACGCCAAGGTGCTCGGCGGGTTCGGGGTCCGCTCGGTGACCGGCTCGCTGCGGTTGGACACGGACTCGGATGTGGCGATGGCTCGGGTGTTGGTGGCGATGGCGAACAAGTCGTCAGCCGACACCGCGAGGCGTGTGGCGCGGGCGGCGAAGCAGCAAGCGATTGAGGGCACTTGGCATGGGGGCAGGGTGCCGTTCGGCTACCGGGCCGTCAGTGGCACGCTCGTCATCGACCCGGACACCGCCGAGTTGGTGCGGGAGGCCGCGCGGCGGGTGCTGGCTGGTGAGTCGCTGTACCGGATTCGCACGGATTGGAACGAGCGGGGCATCCTCACCACCCATGGGTGTGCGTGGTCGGACAAGACGATCAAGATGGTGCTGCGCAGCCCCTCGATCAAAGGCATGCGCGAGTACCGCCCGGTCATGCCGGACGGCTCCCGGGCGAAGTCGTCGCAGATGCAGGTGGAGGCGGTGTGGCCTGCGATCGTGGACGAGGACACCTGGCAGCAGGTCTCCGACGTGCTCGACGCGAGGAAGAAGGCGAGGAACTTTCATCAGCCCGGCAGCGGGGTCGCGAAGCGCATGTATCCGTTCTCTGGGCTGATCCGTTGCTCGGATTGCGGGCGGGCGATGGTGCATCGAGGCGGGGTGTACCAGTGCGTCCAGACTGTGCGGGGCGGCTGTCACCGTTCGATCCGCTCCGCCGACATCGAAAAGCTCGTGGAGGAAGCGGTGCTGGCGGCGTTCGAGCAGATCACTCTCAGCCCGTTCACGCGCAGGGCGTCCGGCACGGATCAGACGGTGCGTGTGGGTCTCGCGGCCCGGCTTGACGCCGCCCGGGAACGCCTCGCGCAGCTCGATGACGATCACTATGACGGGTTGATCGACAAGGCGATGTGGGTGCGGCAACGTGCTCGGATCGCGGAACGGATCGAGCAGACGCGACGCGAGTACACCGCGGCCACGCCCGATCAGGCTGGGCCGGGCATCGACGTAACCACCGTCGCCGCCGAGTGGTCAGGGCGCAGTCCGTTGTGGCAGTACCAGGCCGCGAGCCTGATCCTCGAAGCCGTGCTCGTCCACGCCCTCCCGGACGGCATGAACGGTGCGACCCCGGCGCGACGCCGCAACGAGACCGTCGAGGCGTTCCACGTCCGACGTACTGCGTACCGCGCCGATGTTCTCGCCTGCCGGGTCGAGTTCGTCTGGCGTGCCTGA
- the mobF gene encoding MobF family relaxase has translation MRVMSAGDGYKYLLRTVAAADGERPLSTPLTRYYAEAGTPPGRWLGSGLPALADGRIDAGSRVSEAQLELLLGMGRDPGTGAALGRAYPVYAASDASPDRPKPDSPAPTHRRAIAGYDFTFSLPKSASVLWAVADANTQATIAAAHHKAIGDVLAFMERELAATRAGEAGRDGAVAQVEVQGLIASAFDHFDSRAGDPQLHTHVVVSNKVRTAFDGKWRSLDGRPLHAATVALSELHTAVFADHLSRALGVHWERREREADRNPVWAIATVPEHLVAEFSSRSRHIDIEKDRLIDEYIATHGRAPSKVTIIRLRQQATLATRPEKQLRSLADLTHEWRTRASRLLGRDATAWSRTAVNHQDTLKPLRAEDIERGILNQLAERVVQAASERRSTWTRWNLYAEAARQTMGWRFAATEDREAIVGMITDAAEQRSTRLTPPELAVSPADFQRADETSVFRPRNSARYSSIALLDAEERLLAASHASDAPVVSAATLERAERARRNHGIVLGEDQRAALHSIATSARSLDVLIGPAGAGKTTAMHALRLAWEHEHGRGSVIGLAPSAAAARELADDLGIATENTAKWLHEHRHGRASVGAGQLVIIDEASLAGTLTLDRISTLATQAVAKVLLVGDWAQLQSVDAGGAFRMLVEARSDAPELADVHRFRNAWEKKASLDLRNGRLHALDAYGAHDRIVGGDADAMADAAYSAWLQDNASGMSSVLVAETGEAVATLNRRARAELILSGVVDASAEASLRDESAASIGDVVITRKNDRSLRSGRDWVRNGARWKVVAVRRDGSLRVQNTDHASARPITLPPEYVAENVDLG, from the coding sequence ATGCGGGTGATGAGCGCGGGGGATGGGTACAAGTACCTCCTCCGCACCGTCGCCGCGGCCGACGGCGAGCGACCGCTCTCCACTCCGCTCACCCGCTACTACGCCGAGGCTGGCACCCCGCCGGGTCGTTGGCTCGGGAGCGGGCTGCCAGCGCTGGCTGACGGCCGAATCGACGCAGGATCACGGGTGTCGGAGGCTCAGCTCGAGTTGCTCCTGGGGATGGGTCGCGATCCCGGGACGGGCGCAGCGCTCGGTCGGGCTTACCCCGTGTACGCGGCATCCGATGCGAGCCCCGACCGCCCGAAGCCAGACTCCCCAGCGCCGACCCACCGCCGCGCCATCGCCGGCTACGACTTCACGTTCTCGCTACCGAAGTCGGCGTCGGTTCTCTGGGCTGTCGCCGACGCCAACACTCAAGCCACGATCGCTGCCGCGCATCACAAGGCGATCGGTGACGTGCTCGCCTTCATGGAGCGCGAACTCGCCGCGACACGAGCCGGCGAAGCGGGCCGTGACGGCGCTGTCGCGCAGGTCGAGGTCCAAGGCCTGATCGCCTCAGCGTTCGATCACTTCGACTCGCGCGCGGGCGACCCGCAACTGCACACGCACGTCGTGGTGAGCAACAAGGTGCGAACGGCGTTCGACGGCAAGTGGCGCTCGCTCGACGGACGCCCGCTGCACGCGGCGACGGTTGCGCTGTCCGAGCTGCACACAGCCGTGTTCGCCGACCACCTGTCGCGTGCGCTCGGCGTCCACTGGGAGCGGCGCGAGCGCGAAGCCGACCGCAACCCGGTCTGGGCCATCGCAACTGTTCCTGAGCATCTCGTCGCCGAGTTCTCCTCTCGCTCGCGTCACATCGACATCGAGAAGGACCGGCTCATCGACGAGTACATCGCCACTCACGGCCGCGCGCCGTCGAAGGTGACGATCATCCGCCTGCGTCAGCAGGCGACGCTCGCGACGCGTCCCGAGAAGCAGCTCCGATCGCTCGCCGATCTCACGCACGAGTGGCGCACCCGCGCGAGTCGTCTGCTCGGTCGCGACGCGACCGCCTGGTCGCGCACAGCCGTGAACCACCAGGACACCCTGAAGCCGCTGCGTGCCGAGGACATCGAGCGCGGCATCCTGAACCAGCTCGCCGAGCGCGTCGTCCAAGCCGCCAGCGAGCGCCGTTCCACATGGACCCGTTGGAACCTCTACGCCGAAGCCGCGCGTCAGACGATGGGGTGGCGCTTCGCCGCGACCGAGGACCGCGAGGCGATCGTCGGCATGATCACGGATGCCGCAGAGCAGCGCTCCACACGCCTCACGCCCCCCGAGCTCGCCGTCTCGCCCGCCGATTTCCAGCGCGCCGATGAGACGAGCGTCTTCCGCCCACGCAACTCCGCGCGCTACTCCTCGATTGCGCTGCTGGATGCCGAGGAGCGACTGCTCGCCGCTTCGCACGCGTCCGATGCGCCGGTGGTCAGCGCGGCAACTCTCGAGCGCGCGGAGCGTGCGCGCCGCAACCACGGGATTGTCCTTGGTGAGGATCAGCGCGCGGCACTCCACTCGATCGCAACCTCCGCTCGCTCGCTCGACGTGCTGATCGGACCGGCCGGTGCCGGCAAGACGACCGCGATGCACGCTCTCCGGCTCGCGTGGGAGCACGAGCACGGCCGCGGCTCGGTCATCGGGCTCGCACCGTCCGCGGCCGCCGCGCGCGAACTTGCCGACGACCTCGGCATCGCGACCGAGAACACCGCCAAGTGGCTGCACGAGCACCGCCACGGCAGAGCAAGCGTCGGCGCGGGTCAGCTCGTCATCATCGACGAGGCATCCCTCGCCGGCACCCTAACCCTCGATCGCATCAGCACGCTGGCGACGCAGGCGGTGGCGAAGGTGCTCCTGGTGGGGGACTGGGCGCAACTGCAGTCGGTCGACGCCGGCGGCGCGTTCCGGATGCTCGTCGAAGCGCGCTCCGATGCGCCTGAGCTCGCCGACGTGCACCGCTTTCGCAATGCGTGGGAGAAGAAGGCATCCCTCGACCTTCGCAACGGGCGACTGCACGCCCTCGACGCGTACGGCGCGCACGACCGGATCGTCGGTGGCGACGCTGACGCAATGGCGGATGCCGCGTACAGCGCCTGGCTCCAAGACAACGCTTCCGGCATGTCGTCGGTGCTCGTCGCCGAGACGGGCGAGGCGGTGGCCACGCTCAACCGGCGGGCGCGCGCCGAGCTGATCCTCTCCGGCGTGGTGGATGCCTCGGCCGAAGCCTCGCTGCGGGATGAGTCCGCAGCATCCATCGGCGATGTCGTCATCACTCGCAAGAACGACCGCAGCCTGCGCTCGGGACGCGACTGGGTCCGCAATGGAGCGCGGTGGAAGGTCGTCGCGGTTCGTCGCGACGGCTCGCTGCGCGTGCAGAACACCGATCACGCCTCCGCCCGACCGATCACGCTCCCGCCCGAGTACGTGGCCGAGAACGTCGACCTCGGCTAG
- a CDS encoding radical SAM family protein: MASTGLDRTVTRLVPGESAHEVGGKALTRLMLAIDGEPCRFGCTYCFAQFAQYEQPRTLSELQAEPTLARDVDVIYPACDTDLFARSDFEEILQTVAKFGKSISISTKASIGRRAVAALQATTVQLEKSGAVLKVGVSVSTKYSVAEIEPRTPGYRSRVRSLAQLKSAGIANSLVFRPLLADVSDREYEEIMRDCEGLTERILLGDEWLDAGDRFRVARGADATPVISVRSVGWARSNPDWAQRYIPGRAQSLQSYGESLGFRVFDSDASLMGDVIG, encoded by the coding sequence ATGGCCTCCACCGGATTGGACCGGACGGTGACTAGGTTGGTTCCGGGCGAGAGCGCGCACGAGGTAGGTGGCAAGGCGCTCACACGGCTAATGCTGGCGATCGACGGCGAGCCGTGTCGATTTGGATGCACATATTGCTTCGCCCAGTTCGCTCAGTATGAGCAACCGAGGACGCTCTCTGAGCTCCAGGCGGAGCCCACGTTGGCGAGAGACGTCGACGTCATCTATCCCGCGTGTGATACCGACCTGTTTGCTCGGTCTGACTTCGAAGAGATCCTGCAGACGGTAGCTAAGTTTGGGAAGTCGATCAGTATCTCGACTAAGGCCTCCATCGGCCGCCGTGCCGTAGCTGCGCTCCAGGCCACCACTGTGCAGCTGGAGAAGTCCGGCGCTGTTCTGAAGGTGGGAGTCTCCGTTAGCACCAAGTACAGCGTCGCCGAAATCGAGCCACGAACTCCGGGGTACCGAAGCCGGGTCCGATCACTCGCGCAACTTAAGTCGGCGGGGATCGCCAACTCGCTGGTTTTTCGTCCGCTCTTGGCGGATGTGTCGGACAGAGAGTACGAAGAGATCATGCGTGACTGCGAGGGCCTAACGGAGCGCATCTTGCTCGGCGATGAGTGGCTAGACGCAGGTGACCGGTTCCGCGTAGCGCGAGGGGCTGATGCAACGCCGGTGATCTCAGTCCGATCGGTTGGCTGGGCTCGAAGCAACCCCGACTGGGCGCAGAGGTACATCCCCGGCCGCGCCCAAAGCCTTCAGTCGTACGGGGAGTCGCTTGGCTTCCGAGTGTTCGATTCCGACGCATCGTTGATGGGCGACGTCATTGGCTGA
- a CDS encoding pyrophosphohydrolase domain-containing protein produces MDGEIGSMAEELSGLSWAQQRVRDFHEEGHHPVAALPTVLASDRVGRRVAWMREEIDEFEQANTVVDQADAIVDLMYFALGTLVEMGVEGEPLFEIVHRANMRKVSGGSVSTRADGKIQKPADWVTPEVEMASAIVMATSQYSLEVGAQDGSWAAISSMIEPLVGAVDRPTSAVSDFEIIGGPIDTGRDNAVDDFLSYTLMSEADFQDHIDFSLTVYPVVVAGFRTGEVYRTDDPLRRYGIVVKRVGNRVLLIDPSPDVLGARSVNIDDLFVGMKSAFDGLHRIGPDGD; encoded by the coding sequence GTGGACGGGGAGATCGGCTCGATGGCAGAAGAACTGAGTGGGCTTTCGTGGGCACAGCAGCGGGTGCGTGACTTCCATGAGGAAGGTCACCATCCCGTTGCAGCACTTCCCACCGTGCTCGCCTCAGACCGAGTTGGCCGCCGAGTGGCGTGGATGCGAGAGGAGATCGACGAGTTCGAGCAGGCGAACACTGTCGTCGACCAGGCGGACGCCATCGTCGACCTAATGTACTTCGCGCTCGGGACACTCGTCGAGATGGGTGTCGAAGGCGAGCCTCTGTTTGAGATTGTTCATCGGGCAAACATGCGCAAGGTGTCTGGGGGCAGCGTGTCGACGCGTGCTGATGGCAAGATTCAGAAGCCCGCCGATTGGGTAACGCCGGAGGTCGAGATGGCGTCTGCAATCGTTATGGCTACTTCGCAATACAGTCTCGAGGTGGGCGCGCAAGACGGGTCCTGGGCTGCCATCAGTTCCATGATCGAGCCGCTAGTCGGCGCCGTTGACCGTCCAACTTCTGCCGTGTCGGACTTCGAGATAATTGGCGGTCCAATCGACACCGGACGTGACAACGCCGTGGACGATTTCCTGTCATACACGCTGATGAGTGAGGCCGACTTCCAGGACCACATCGACTTCTCCCTGACTGTGTATCCCGTCGTCGTGGCGGGGTTCCGGACCGGAGAGGTCTACCGCACCGATGACCCATTGCGTCGGTACGGCATTGTTGTGAAGCGTGTTGGAAATCGCGTGCTTTTGATCGACCCCTCGCCCGACGTGCTTGGCGCGCGGAGTGTGAACATCGACGACCTCTTCGTGGGAATGAAGTCGGCATTCGATGGCCTCCACCGGATTGGACCGGACGGTGACTAG